A window from Theobroma cacao cultivar B97-61/B2 chromosome 3, Criollo_cocoa_genome_V2, whole genome shotgun sequence encodes these proteins:
- the LOC108661121 gene encoding uncharacterized protein LOC108661121 produces the protein MRFSKKGKLSPRYIGPFEILEKVGAMAYRLALPPDLSNIHPVFHVSMLRKYNPDPSHVMRYETIQLKDDLTYEEQPVAILHQQVKKLRSKEVASVKVLWRNHTSEEVTWEADEEMRAKYPHLFDE, from the coding sequence ATGAGGTTCAGCAAGAAAGGAAAGTTGAGCCCTAGGTATATTGGACccttcgagatcttagaaaaGGTTGGAGCAATGGCTTATCGTTTGGCATTACCACCAGACCTCTCAAATATTCACCCTGTATTTCATGTGTCAATGCTTAGGAAGTATAATCCGGATCCATCTCACGTAATGCGGTATGAAACCATCCagttgaaagatgatttgACTTATGAGGAGCAACCAGTAGCCATCCTTCATCAGCAAGTCAAAAAGCTCCGTTCAAAGGAAGTAGCATCAGTGAAAGTGTTGTGGCGAAACCACACCAGTGAAgaggtaacgtgggaagcTGATGAGGAAATGCGAGCAAAGTATCCCCATCTTTTTGATGAATAG